One region of Quercus lobata isolate SW786 chromosome 2, ValleyOak3.0 Primary Assembly, whole genome shotgun sequence genomic DNA includes:
- the LOC115977384 gene encoding uncharacterized protein LOC115977384 — MIATTSPLLTASAASSSSSSSSSSLAPAFSKPIRSESAFLLSVGFGFSSPTSRPLVAAAAAASSSGKSMEVLRKIGGGCFKGKDSKGVIKVEADSGGEDVFQVSSGALPDHLVVMVNGLIGSASDWRYAGEQFVKKLPDKVIVHRSECNSSRLTFDGVDLMGERLAEEVLAVVRRRPEVQKISFVAHSLGGLVARYAIGRLYEHSSIVKTAALTGNPISEEHKNSVVQGHEQPHEPKIAGLEPMNFITFATPHLGSKGHKQLPFLCGLPFLERRASQTAHLVAGMSGKHLFLMDKNDGKPPLLLRMVNDSEDLKFISALRAFKRRVAYANANYDHMVGWRTSSIRRQNELPKSNLLVTDERYPHIVYVEQETMDDVCNKASLVAGNQTIDLEEEMIRGLTQVTWERVDVSFQKSRQRYIAHNTIQVKSYWLNSDGADVVFHMIDNFLL; from the exons ATGATCGCCACAACTTCTCCTCTTCTAACCGCTTCAGCAGcttcatcctcatcctcatcctcatcatcatcactagCACCCGCATTTTCCAAACCGATCCGAAGCGAATCGGCGTTTTTATTAAGCGTAGGGTTTGGATTCTCGTCTCCGACTTCGAGGCCTTtggtggcggcggcggcggcggcgagCAGCTCCGGTAAGAGTATGGAGGTGTTGAGGAAGATTGGCGGTGGCTGCTTCAAGGGCAAAGACAGCAAGGGCGTCATCAAGGTCGAGGCCGATAGCGGCGGCGAGGACGTCTTCCAAGTCTCCTCTGGGGCGCTCCCGGACCACCTTGTCGTCATGGTTAATGGACTTATTGGCAG tGCCTCAGATTGGAGATATGCGGGAGAGCAGTTTGTAAAGAAGCTCCCTGATAAAGTAATTGTGCACC GCAGTGAGTGCAATTCTTCGAGATTGACATTTGATGGAGTTGACTTGATGGGTGAGAGGCTTGCTGAAGAG GTCTTAGCTGTTGTAAGACGTAGGCCTGAGGTTCAGAAGATCTCTTTTGTAGCACACTCTTTAGGAGGCCTTGTTGCAAGGTATGCCATTGGGAGGCTGTATGAACACTCTTCAATAGTGAAAACTGCAGCTCTTACTGGAAACCCTATAAGTGAAGAGCACAAGAATTCTGTGGTGCAAGGCCATGAGCAGCCTCATGAACCTAAAATTGCTGGGTTGGAGCCCATGAACTTTATAACATTTGCAACACCACATCTTGGTTCAAAGGGACATAAACAG CTCCCATTTCTCTGTGGTCTTCCTTTTCTCGAGAGAAGAGCATCTCAAACTGCACACTTGGTTGCTGGGATGTCTGGGAAGCATTTATTCCTCATGGACAAAAATGACGGGAAACCTCCTCTCCTCCTTCGAATGGTTAATGATTCTGAGGACCTAAAATTCAT ATCAGCTTTACGTGCATTCAAAAGGCGTGTGGCTTATGCAAATGCAAATTATGACC ATATGGTTGGCTGGAGAACGTCATCAATTCGGCGTCAAAATGAACTTCCGAAG TCCAATCTTCTTGTAACAGATGAGAGATACCCACATATTGTATATGTTGAGCAAGAAACCATGGATGACGTTTGTAACAAAGCATCTTTAGTTGCTGGGAACCAAACGATTGACTTAGAAG AGGAGATGATTAGAGGTCTCACTCAGGTAACTTGGGAACGTGTGGATGTCAGCTTTCAGAAAAGTAGACAGCGATACATTGCTCACAATACCATCCAG GTGAAGAGCTATTGGTTAAATTCAGATGGTGCTGATGTGGTTTTCCATATGATTGATAACTTCCTTCTCTAG
- the LOC115961350 gene encoding pathogenesis-related protein PR-1 produces the protein MRPYLLIFLFLFLFITLTSNNHLVTSQSSPIAKTPLKKPDNDTIYKVSKELCWGCIGESLQFLFAHNMVRAYKWELPLTWDFQLENYAKWWAGQRKADCKLEHSFPEDDFKLGENVFLGSGSTWTPIDAVNAWAEEEKYYTYATNTCEAGQMCGHYTQIVWSTTRRIGCARVVCDKGDVFMTCNYDPVGNYVGERPY, from the coding sequence atgagacCCTATTTGCTtatcttcctcttcctcttcctcttcattaCTCTCACTAGCAACAATCATTTAGTCACTTCCCAATCTTCTCCAATAGCCAAAACACCATTGAAAAAGCCAGACAATGATACCATATACAAAGTTTCAAAGGAATTATGCTGGGGTTGCATTGGAGAGTCACTACAATTCTTGTTTGCACACAACATGGTGAGGGCATACAAGTGGGAGCTACCATTGACATGGGATTTTCAGCTTGAAAACTATGCAAAATGGTGGGCTGGTCAAAGAAAAGCTGATTGCAAGTTAGAACATTCATTCCCAGAAGATGATTTTAAGCTAGGAGAGAACGTATTTTTGGGCAGTGGCTCTACATGGACTCCAATTGATGCCGTGAACGCTTGGGCTGAAGAGGAGAAGTATTATACTTATGCTACAAACACTTGTGAGGCTGGTCAAATGTGTGGGCACTATACACAAATTGTGTGGAGTACTACGAGAAGGATTGGATGTGCTCGAGTTGTATGTGACAAGGGAGATGTGTTTATGACATGCAATTATGATCCTGTGGGTAATTATGTTGGCGAGCGACCATATTGA
- the LOC115961363 gene encoding pathogenesis-related protein PR-1-like, with protein MFPPCALYKVPPIKNSLMKHPEILQMRACLSGLTVFLLLISTTTPALTRPSQRLSLANQFLAPHNAARSALGLQPLLWDAKLARYAQWYANQRRFDCALQHSNGPYGENIFWGSGDGWTPSQAVMAWISERQWYNYWSNSCAGGQECGHYTQIVWSSTRRVGCAKVTCFGGRGDFMTCNYDPPGNYIGERPY; from the coding sequence ATGTTCCCCCCATGTGCATTGTACAAAGTCCCCCCCATAAAAAACTCCCTTATGAAACACCCAGAAATTCTTCAAATGCGTGCGTGTTTAAGCGGCCTCACTGTTTTTCTCCTACTAATCTCAACCACTACTCCTGCTTTAACAAGGCCAAGCCAGCGGCTAAGCCTAGCAAACCAGTTTCTGGCTCCACATAATGCAGCTCGTTCAGCACTTGGACTCCAACCATTGTTGTGGGATGCAAAACTTGCACGCTATGCACAATGGTACGCTAACCAAAGGCGATTCGACTGTGCTTTGCAGCACTCTAATGGCCCTTATGGTGAGAACATTTTCTGGGGTAGTGGAGATGGTTGGACACCTTCTCAGGCCGTCATGGCTTGGATTTCAGAGCGTCAATGGTACAATTATTGGTCTAACTCTTGCGCCGGTGGACAAGAATGTGGGCATTATACACAGATAGTTTGGAGCTCCACAAGAAGAGTTGGGTGTGCTAAGGTGACTTGTTTTGGGGGTAGGGGGGATTTTATGACTTGCAACTATGACCCTCCTGGAAATTATATTGGAGAAAGGCCATATTGA